The region ACAGCGCCGTAATGAAACAGGTTTCTGAGTTGATTGCTCAAGTTGCGCCCTCACAATCGACCGTTTTGATTTATGGAGAAACAGGAACCGGAAAAGAATTGGTTGCCGATGCAGTACATCGTTTATCGACGGTTTCAAAAAATAGAATCATAAAAGTAAATTGTGCCTCAATTCCGGTAAATCTAATTGAGAGTGAATTGTTCGGACATGAAAAAGGCGCTTTTACCGGAGCAACCGAACAAAGAATTGGAAAATTTGAACAGGCGCAGGATGGTACTATTTTTCTGGATGAAATAGGGGAGTTGCCTTTGGAACTTCAGGGGAAATTGCTTCGTGTGCTTCAGGAAAAACAGATTGAAAGAATTGGAGGAAAAGAGACGATCAAAGTAAATGCAAGGGTAATTGCTGCAACTAACCGTTCATTAGAAAAAGAAGTTGCAGAAGAAAGATTCAGAAGTGATTTGTATTATCGTTTAAATGTGTTTCCAATTTCACTTCCGCCACTTCGGGAACGAAAAGAAGATATTCGGGTTTTAGGAGAATTTTTTCTGGAAAGGCACAGTTTGAAAATAGGGAAGAAGATAAAAGGCTTCTCTAAGAAAGTATTAAACAGCATGATGGTTTATGAATGGCCCGGAAATGTTAGAGAGCTTGAGAATATCATCGAAAGAAGTATTCTGTTTGCAAAAGATGAGCTAATAAAAGAAATCATTCTCCCTGAAATTTATAAACCGAAGTCTTATACTACAGAACCGGATTTTTATATTAAAACTTTACAGGAAGTAGAGAAAGAGCATATTTTGAAAGTGGTAAAAAAATGCAACGGAAGAATTTCCGGACCTCAGGGTGCTGCGATTTTACTGGGACTTCCAAGTACAACTTTAATTTCCAGAATGCATAAATTAGGCATTAAAAAAAAGCATTTTCTGGATTGATTTATTCTTCGACCATATTAATTTTCCCCGAAGAAACAGCCCAATAAATCAATAAAAGCATGCTGATTGCCAAAGCAGCAGCTGGATAGTGAAACGAAATTCCGAAGGCAATTAAATAAGTCGGGAATCCGTATAGATAATTGTTTCTTATTTTTTTGATTGCTGAATTGGTAATGCCGGGACGTAAAAGTTTTTTATTGTTACTGGCAATAAACCAAAGCAGATTATACGAAATATTGATAAGAACAAAAATTCCGGTATAAATAGCAACCGAAATACTGGAAGCTTCTCCTTCGAAAAATCGCGATAAAAGCGCCGTAGGATAAGATACTGCAGTTACAAGAAAAAGAATTAATCCGTTTGAAAACATAATGGCTGTATTGCGACTATAGATTTGTTTGAAAATCTTGTGATGATTGACCCACATAATAAAAATACTGAAAAACGATAGCGTAAAAGCAAGATACGCTGTCCATTCGTTTTTTAAATACGCTAATAATTCAGCACCATTTTTTACAGTTTGTATGTCCGGAGCATGAAGATCCAGTACCAAAAGCGTAATCGCAATGGCAAAAACAGCATCGCTGAAATTTTCTATTCTAATCGTTTCTTTTTCCATTTTTTTTGATTTTTTTAAATCCGAAGAGACAATACTTTTCCAGCCCATAGGTTTCTATGCGCTTATTGATTCAGGAAATGTGACTTCAGTGTTTCTTAATTGTATCCTTGTTTGATACCTAATTTTTTCATTTTTGAGAACAGCGTCTGTGGCTGCATTTTAAGTAATTCTGCTGCTCCGCCCGGGCCGGAAACTTTACCATTGCAGAGTTGAAGAGCATTCATAATATGCTCTTTTTCCATTTCTTCCATAGATTTTAATCCTCCGGATTTCAATTCTAAAGGTTGTTGATTGTGGGATGGAAGATCAAATTTTTCAATTTCACTGGTTTTGGCGAGCAGGACATTTCTTTCAATCAAATGTTCTAATTCGCGAATATTACCCGGCCAGTCGTACTGCATTAATTGTTCTAAAGCAATCGGACTTATGACTGTTACATTTTTACGGGAACTTATCGCATATTTTTTTACAAAATAATAGGCAAGAGCTTCAATGTCTTCTTTGCGTTCCTTGAGGGTTGGAAGTTGTATTGGAAATACATTTAAACGATAATACAAATCCAGTCTGAAACGACCTTCTGCAACTTCTTTTTCTAAGGTTCTGTTGGTTGCGGCAACAATTCGGACATTGACTTTAATGGTTTTATTACCGCCAAGACGCTGAATTTCCTTTTCCTGTAAAACACGCAATAACTTTACCTGTGAATCAAGTGGTAATTCTCCAATTTCGTCCAGAAAAATAGTGCCTTCATGTGCCTGTTCAAATTTTCCGATTCGCATAGAGTTGGCTCCGGTAAAAGCGCCTTTTTCATGCCCAAAAAGTTCTGATTCTATTAGTGAATGGGGCAAAGCAGCACAGTTTACAACCACAATCGGACTGGATTTGCGCCCGGAAAGTTCGTGTATAGAATGTGCGGCTCTTTCTTTCCCGGTTCCGCTTTCTCCTAAAATTAAGACAGAAGTTTCTGCGGGAGCCACAATTTTTATCTTTTCAATGACTTCTTTTAGAAGTGGGCTGCTGCCAATGATTCCGTCTATTTCCTGATTTTCTTCATGGGTATTTTTATCGGTTAATGTTCCTGTTTCCTGATCAAATCTGTATTTAGCAATATCAAGCATTACGATAAGATCTTTTTCGCGAAAAGGCTTCACCATAAAACCATACGGATGTGTTGCTTTAACAGCTTCGAGCGTACTTTGGTTGGTATTGGCAGAAATATAAAGAAAAGGAAGTTGTAACTCCCGAAGTTCCCATGCGAGATCAATTCCGGTTAGACTGCCTTTTAGCATAATGTCCAGCAATACCCAGTCCGGTTTTTTGTCCTCGATTAACTTTCTGGCCTGAACAACCGATGAAGCAATACCGATTATTTGATAGCCCGCTTTAATTAGCATGATTTTTAAATCATTTGCTACAATAAATTCATCTTCAACAATTAGAATTTTCTCCTTCATTACCTTGATTTATATGATTTCAGAACTTTCGTCTATAACTTCAAATTCTGTATTTCTTGTAAACGTAATCGTGATTTTTAACCCATTGTCATTTTTCATCTCAAAATTTCCATCAATTTGATCTGTCAATCCCATCATTAGATTCATTCCGAGAGAATCTCTTTCGGTGTCATGAAAATCTTCCGGAAGCCCAACACCATTGTCTGCTATAATAAGTTTGTAATCATTATTTTCTATTTTTTTCAGACTAATAATGACTTCTCCTTTTCGGTTTGACGGAAAAGCATATTTAATAGCATTATTTATGGCTTCATTTATAATTAGCCCTAACGGAACCGCTTTAGCAACATCAAGACAGACTTTTTCAGTATCGAGTACAAAATGGATTTTGTTATCAGTATTAAAACATTCTTTCATATAACTGATTAACTCATAAATGTACCAGGACATGTCAATATTAGCCAGATTATCAGACTGATATAGTTTTTGATGAATCAAAGACATAGCGTGCATTCTGTGCTGGCTGTTTTGTATCGCCATTAAGGCATCTTCGTTATCGAGATAAGCAGATTGTGTGTTTAATAAACTAATCACAATCTGAAGATTGTTTTTCACACGATGATGAATTTCTTTTAAAAGCCATTCTTTTTCAATGAGCATTTTTTTGTTCAGCTCGTTTTGTTCGTTAATCTGCTGACGCTGTATTTCTAATGCTTCGTTCTTTTTCTTTTTTATTCTGAAGCTATTATACAAAAACGCTAAAAAAAGTATCAGAACAACAACGCTTCCTATAAAAACAGATCGGATTACATTATCTTTCTGAATCTGTATTTGTTGTACTTTCGCCTGTTGTTGCAGTAAATCTATATTTTTATCTTTCTTCTCGCTTTCAAATTCGATCTGAAGACTGTTAATCTGTTTGCTTTTTTCGCCTTTAAAAACAGAATCAGATAAACTTTTATACAGTTGATAATGTTTGATGGCATTCAGATAATCTCCTCTGGAAGAATCGGCTTTAAACCAGATTAAATAACTTTCTGACCGAATTAAATTGTTTCCTGCGCTTGCCGCCAAAGTGTCCAGTCTTTTTACCGTTCTGTAGAAATCATCGTATTTTTTTATTTGATACTGATAAGAAGCAAAACTTCTTAAAATCGCAATGCTGTTTCCGTTTCGATCTGCATTTTTACCATAGAAATCAGCCAGTTTTCTATAGTAAATTGCAGCCGTTGCATTATCATTTAAGATTCTGTAAATATTAAAAAGCAGGTAATTCTCTTTCATGATTCGTTCCATGTTAGAGCTTGGAAATTTTACCTGCATTTCTTTAATCAGTTTAAGAGCATTTTTTTCTTTTTTCTGACGAATAAGCAATGAACAAAGATTTTCTCCGATTGTTCTAACATACTCTGTATCGTTATGTTTTTTAGCAATTTCAAAGGCTTTATACCAGTATTCTTCTGCATCATCATTTTGGCGCAAGTAATAATAAACAAGTCCAACATGATTGTAAATAGAGCTTAACTGTAGTGAAGTATCATTTACGGCAATAGCTGTTTTTTCTGCTAAAAGTGCAAATTTTAAAGACTCTGGATAATTGCCTTTTTGGGTATTTACTTCCGAAAGCAGATTGTAAACACCTTGCAGCTTTTTGTATTTTATTGTTTTATAAAGTGCAAGAGATTCGAGTAAAAACGATTCTGCTTTATCCGGCTGTTCATTTATACTGTATAATTCACCCAGTTCTTTTAAAGTTGTAGCTTGTTTTTCTTTGGCTCCGGCCTTTTTATAAAACTGAATGGCTAGTTTTTTGTATTTGGCTTTTTGTTCAACATCGGCATCATATATAGAGAATTCGGCATAACTTGCTGCCTGCTGCTCTATAAGATTATTTTTTTTAGAATAGGCAATCGCGTTTTTGGTTTTTTCTAATGCATTTTCGATATCGCCTTTTTCTCTGTAAATCTGAGCCCCTAAAAGAATTGATTTTCCTTTCCCGACTTTATACTTTAAACGATCACTTAATAAATTGGCTTGTGTATTGATACGATCTGCATTGTCCAGATCTGCTTTAATTTCGCCTGTTTTATTGAGATAATAGCTGCTTAACCTTAAAAGCAATTCTACTTTTTTAGTATTGTTTTGAGCTTCAGCTATTTTCTTGTTTAATTCGTCAGGGTTTTCAACAGACTGTGCATTTCCTTTTGTGTTTATAAGAAACATTAAAAATGCAAGACAAAGAAAACAGGAGTAATTTTTCAAGTGGTTTAGGGGATTAAATTTCAATTTTTAAAGATACTCTATTATCAGAAAACTGCAACCTGATGTCAATGTTTTTCTAGCTTTCGCGGTGATACCAATAACAAATTATCATGGCTGTACCGGGAATAATTAAAGTTCCTAATCCAAAAAACTTTCCGGCAACTGCTCCTAAAAAACAGCCTGTAAGAAATCCAATAATAGTAACAAGTTGCTTCTTAAAACTTAAAAGCACATCGACATCTTTTAATCCGTTTTTGAGCAGATTTCCAAGATCAAGAGAAGCCTGAGTTACATTTCCTGTCATCATGGTTGTTGGACCGTAAGTTTCTTTGGCGTAAAGCTTTCCAAAAGCATTCTGAAGTCCCATTGCAAATACAGTTGTCATGGCTATAGCATAAACTGTCCATTCAGCTGTATTTTCTAAGTATCCAAAAATGTAAGAAGCAATACCACTTACTGCCAGAATAACACCTTCCCAGCATAAAATAGTGTAATGATTAGCACTTTTTAAAGCAATTCTTCCACCGGTAATGACGGCTAAGATGAAGACGGGGAAAGTAAGCAGTTTTACCCACGCATGAATGTCTGAGCCTTTGATAATCTGATAAGCAAAGACAATAAAGTTACCCGTAACATGAGCTGAAAATATAGAATCCGCCGCGACAAAGGTTACGGTATCGCAATACCCTGCTATCATCGTGAGAAGCAGGGTTACGTACCAAATGTTTTTTTGTATTTCCATAAAATTATTTTTTAGCTTAAGTGTGCTCTAAGCATCCAGGCCATTTTTTCGTGCGTTTCTAAAAGACCAGTGATATAATCACTTGTTCCGGCATCCTGAAGTTCTGAAGCAAAATTATTGATGTTCTCACGCAAATGAATTAAAATGCTTTCGTGATCCACCAATAACTCTTTAATGTAACTGATGCTGTCGTTTTGACCTTTTAATTCTTCTGTTAAATGCGTTAATGCCAGATATTCTTTTAAAGTTCCCGGAGCGTAGTGTCCTAAAGTTCTGATTCTTTCGGCAACTGCATCAACAATTTCGTCAAGTGCTTCGTATTGCTGTTCAAAGAAAAGATGTTTGTTGTAGAAATCCGGACCTTCAACGTTCCAGTGTGCTTTTTTTGTTTTGGTATACAATACAAATTCGTCAGCTAAGACTTTTGTTAATACATCCACTACTGTTGTGATGCTTTCTTGTTTGATTCCGATGTTTGCTTTCATTTTTAAATAAGGTTTAATAAATAATAATCAAGTGAATAGGTTCCTGCTCCAAGTGCAAGCAGCAGTAATAAGGATAAAGTGTACATATAAGGAACGTCACGGACTTCCAGTGAATCTTTTCGGTGTACTACAAAATAACCAATTGCAGTAACACCAATTGTTGGAAGGACAGCCAAACGGGTTCCTAAGCCTAGTATAATAAAAACAGGAACTACAGTATCTGAAAATGTTGCCATTAACCCGTTTAGTTTTTCCGGTAAATGCAGTGGATTCGGAACATGTTCTTTTTGTCCGTTTTCCAATCTGAATTTTTTCATTCCATGTACTCTGAATAGTTCAACAGCCAGCAGTATTCTAAAAACTAAAATTGCTGTATTGTTCAATGTTGATCCTAAATCGGAGTGCAGGATTAGTTTAATAATTTCGTTCATTTTTTCAGTTTAAAATGCAAAACAGGAACAGCCCAAAGCGCCCCAAAATGCGTTATAATTATTTACAGGAACATTGCTCATTCTGGCAACATCGTGATTGTGAGCGTGAACATCACAACTTCCGGAGCAGCTATGAATTTGTGCTGTCAGTTTTGGTTTTGCATCCGCTTTTGCATTTTTTTCTATAGCACTCTGCAAACCGCTTCTAACAGGATATCCGTTGTAAATATTCGTTGGCGACCAATCAGGTAAAATCGGAATGTGAGGCGGTGAGAATGAAGAAAAATCACCATTTGCATAGACAATTTTTCCATCGACAATCGTTAAATCCGATTCGATTTTTTTGATGTCTTCGTCGTCAATTGTAAAATAATCACGATCCAGGACTACTAGATCCGCAAACATTCCTACTTTAATATCTCCTTTTTTAGTCTGTTCCTGAGAAAACCAGGCGCTTCCTCTAGTATAAAGTTCCAAAGCGGTTTGTCTGTTCAATCTCGTTTCATTGTATAATTGTAGACCTCCAACCGTTTTTCCGACCGTCATCCAATACATGGAAACCCACGGATTGTAACTGCTTACTCTGGTAGCATCTGATCCTGCACCAACAGGAACTTCCATTTCAATCATTTTTTTGATTGGCGGTGTGTTTTCTGCTGCTTTTGCTCCATATCGATCCGTAAAATATTCTCCCTGATACGCCATTCTACTTTGAATTGCAATGCCGCCTCCCAGCGCTTTTACACGTTCGATGTTTCTTTCGTCAATAGTTTCCGCATGGTCAAAAATCCAAGGAAGTCCGTTAAAAGGAATTTCTCTGTTGATTTTTTCAAAAACATTCAAAAAGCGCGTAATACTTTCATTATAAGTAGCATGAAGTCTGAACGGCCAGCGGTTTTCTACCAAAAGACGAACAACCTTTTCCAATTCGGCTTCCATGTTTTCAGGAAGATCAGGTCTTGGTTGTAGAAAATCTTCAAAATCAGCTGCAGAAAAAACTAACATTTCGCCCGCTCCATTATGACGATACATATCATCGCCCTGATATAATTTCACGGTATCAATCCAATCTTCAAAATCTTCAAATTCGTGTTTCGGTTTTTGAGTGAAAAGATTATAGGCAATTCGAACCGTTAATTGTTTCTTTTCGTTCAGTTCATTGACCACTTTATAATCGTCCGGAAAATTCTGGAATCCGCCGCCGGCATCAATAACACTGGTAATTCCAAAACGATTCAGTTCTTTCATAAAATGACGTGTCGAATTGATTTGATGTTCATACGAAAGAGTAGGGCCTTTAGCCAAAGTCGAATACAAAATCATAGCATTTGGTGTTGCAATGATCAATCCGGTTGGTTCGCCTTTTGTATCTCTCTCAATATGTCCTCCCGGCGGGGCAGGTGTATTTTTAGTATAACCAACCGCTTTTAAGGCTGCTCTGTTCATAATGGCTCTATCATACAAATGCAAAATAAAAACCGGAGTTTCAGGAGCTATCGCATTGATTTCTTCAAGAGTTGGCATTCTGCGTTCGGCAAACTGAAATTCAGACCAGCCGCCAACCACACGAACCCATTGCGGATTTGGTGTACGATCTACTTGTTCTTTTAGCATTCGGAGCGCATCTGCAAGTGAAGGAACACCATCCCATCGCAATTCTAAATTATAATTCAAACCACCTCGGATCAGGTGAATGTGAGAATCGTTAATTCCGGGAACCACTCTTTTATTTTGAAGATCGATTATTTTAGTTTCTTCAGATGCCAATTCCATAACACTGC is a window of Flavobacterium crocinum DNA encoding:
- a CDS encoding amidohydrolase, with the translated sequence MKADLILFNGKIHSFNTETPNVTAVAIKDGKFIAVGNDSSVMELASEETKIIDLQNKRVVPGINDSHIHLIRGGLNYNLELRWDGVPSLADALRMLKEQVDRTPNPQWVRVVGGWSEFQFAERRMPTLEEINAIAPETPVFILHLYDRAIMNRAALKAVGYTKNTPAPPGGHIERDTKGEPTGLIIATPNAMILYSTLAKGPTLSYEHQINSTRHFMKELNRFGITSVIDAGGGFQNFPDDYKVVNELNEKKQLTVRIAYNLFTQKPKHEFEDFEDWIDTVKLYQGDDMYRHNGAGEMLVFSAADFEDFLQPRPDLPENMEAELEKVVRLLVENRWPFRLHATYNESITRFLNVFEKINREIPFNGLPWIFDHAETIDERNIERVKALGGGIAIQSRMAYQGEYFTDRYGAKAAENTPPIKKMIEMEVPVGAGSDATRVSSYNPWVSMYWMTVGKTVGGLQLYNETRLNRQTALELYTRGSAWFSQEQTKKGDIKVGMFADLVVLDRDYFTIDDEDIKKIESDLTIVDGKIVYANGDFSSFSPPHIPILPDWSPTNIYNGYPVRSGLQSAIEKNAKADAKPKLTAQIHSCSGSCDVHAHNHDVARMSNVPVNNYNAFWGALGCSCFAF
- a CDS encoding sigma-54-dependent transcriptional regulator — translated: MKEKILIVEDEFIVANDLKIMLIKAGYQIIGIASSVVQARKLIEDKKPDWVLLDIMLKGSLTGIDLAWELRELQLPFLYISANTNQSTLEAVKATHPYGFMVKPFREKDLIVMLDIAKYRFDQETGTLTDKNTHEENQEIDGIIGSSPLLKEVIEKIKIVAPAETSVLILGESGTGKERAAHSIHELSGRKSSPIVVVNCAALPHSLIESELFGHEKGAFTGANSMRIGKFEQAHEGTIFLDEIGELPLDSQVKLLRVLQEKEIQRLGGNKTIKVNVRIVAATNRTLEKEVAEGRFRLDLYYRLNVFPIQLPTLKERKEDIEALAYYFVKKYAISSRKNVTVISPIALEQLMQYDWPGNIRELEHLIERNVLLAKTSEIEKFDLPSHNQQPLELKSGGLKSMEEMEKEHIMNALQLCNGKVSGPGGAAELLKMQPQTLFSKMKKLGIKQGYN
- a CDS encoding DoxX family protein — protein: MNEIIKLILHSDLGSTLNNTAILVFRILLAVELFRVHGMKKFRLENGQKEHVPNPLHLPEKLNGLMATFSDTVVPVFIILGLGTRLAVLPTIGVTAIGYFVVHRKDSLEVRDVPYMYTLSLLLLLALGAGTYSLDYYLLNLI
- a CDS encoding YoaK family protein gives rise to the protein MEIQKNIWYVTLLLTMIAGYCDTVTFVAADSIFSAHVTGNFIVFAYQIIKGSDIHAWVKLLTFPVFILAVITGGRIALKSANHYTILCWEGVILAVSGIASYIFGYLENTAEWTVYAIAMTTVFAMGLQNAFGKLYAKETYGPTTMMTGNVTQASLDLGNLLKNGLKDVDVLLSFKKQLVTIIGFLTGCFLGAVAGKFFGLGTLIIPGTAMIICYWYHRES
- a CDS encoding TMEM175 family protein, coding for MEKETIRIENFSDAVFAIAITLLVLDLHAPDIQTVKNGAELLAYLKNEWTAYLAFTLSFFSIFIMWVNHHKIFKQIYSRNTAIMFSNGLILFLVTAVSYPTALLSRFFEGEASSISVAIYTGIFVLINISYNLLWFIASNNKKLLRPGITNSAIKKIRNNYLYGFPTYLIAFGISFHYPAAALAISMLLLIYWAVSSGKINMVEE
- a CDS encoding sigma-54 interaction domain-containing protein produces the protein MEKPNDQTPIMMNRLQEREREQMLIMSFCSEIGQTLTKEELNVVIGQLKEQIFFDDFILASSNESETEYSVFCQFLQKDKDLKKYPVNDGFFDTCLDSADAVVFDLKNQNSFPEFIKKANDSGFKNGIGISLPYAKGKSNVLFMFFKSAQTFSRESNRIIRGIATQLSITIQNIALSEKYESEIAELKKLKQSSVQKEEEKETSNETDSVGIVGDSAVMKQVSELIAQVAPSQSTVLIYGETGTGKELVADAVHRLSTVSKNRIIKVNCASIPVNLIESELFGHEKGAFTGATEQRIGKFEQAQDGTIFLDEIGELPLELQGKLLRVLQEKQIERIGGKETIKVNARVIAATNRSLEKEVAEERFRSDLYYRLNVFPISLPPLRERKEDIRVLGEFFLERHSLKIGKKIKGFSKKVLNSMMVYEWPGNVRELENIIERSILFAKDELIKEIILPEIYKPKSYTTEPDFYIKTLQEVEKEHILKVVKKCNGRISGPQGAAILLGLPSTTLISRMHKLGIKKKHFLD
- a CDS encoding Dps family protein, with translation MKANIGIKQESITTVVDVLTKVLADEFVLYTKTKKAHWNVEGPDFYNKHLFFEQQYEALDEIVDAVAERIRTLGHYAPGTLKEYLALTHLTEELKGQNDSISYIKELLVDHESILIHLRENINNFASELQDAGTSDYITGLLETHEKMAWMLRAHLS
- a CDS encoding tetratricopeptide repeat-containing sensor histidine kinase → MFLINTKGNAQSVENPDELNKKIAEAQNNTKKVELLLRLSSYYLNKTGEIKADLDNADRINTQANLLSDRLKYKVGKGKSILLGAQIYREKGDIENALEKTKNAIAYSKKNNLIEQQAASYAEFSIYDADVEQKAKYKKLAIQFYKKAGAKEKQATTLKELGELYSINEQPDKAESFLLESLALYKTIKYKKLQGVYNLLSEVNTQKGNYPESLKFALLAEKTAIAVNDTSLQLSSIYNHVGLVYYYLRQNDDAEEYWYKAFEIAKKHNDTEYVRTIGENLCSLLIRQKKEKNALKLIKEMQVKFPSSNMERIMKENYLLFNIYRILNDNATAAIYYRKLADFYGKNADRNGNSIAILRSFASYQYQIKKYDDFYRTVKRLDTLAASAGNNLIRSESYLIWFKADSSRGDYLNAIKHYQLYKSLSDSVFKGEKSKQINSLQIEFESEKKDKNIDLLQQQAKVQQIQIQKDNVIRSVFIGSVVVLILFLAFLYNSFRIKKKKNEALEIQRQQINEQNELNKKMLIEKEWLLKEIHHRVKNNLQIVISLLNTQSAYLDNEDALMAIQNSQHRMHAMSLIHQKLYQSDNLANIDMSWYIYELISYMKECFNTDNKIHFVLDTEKVCLDVAKAVPLGLIINEAINNAIKYAFPSNRKGEVIISLKKIENNDYKLIIADNGVGLPEDFHDTERDSLGMNLMMGLTDQIDGNFEMKNDNGLKITITFTRNTEFEVIDESSEII